The following coding sequences are from one Achromobacter sp. B7 window:
- a CDS encoding helix-turn-helix transcriptional regulator, which yields MTTLGDVAEMLRSARKESGLTQEEMARRADIARTTVARMENLARNDMSVSALVRLLEAAGYDLKVVKAGHQRTLDDILAEQRRGE from the coding sequence ATGACCACGCTTGGCGATGTGGCAGAGATGCTTCGGTCAGCCCGCAAGGAAAGCGGCCTGACCCAGGAAGAAATGGCTCGGCGCGCCGATATCGCCCGGACGACCGTCGCGCGCATGGAAAACCTGGCCCGCAATGACATGAGCGTTTCGGCGCTCGTCCGCTTGCTCGAAGCAGCCGGCTACGACCTGAAAGTCGTCAAGGCCGGTCATCAGCGTACCTTGGACGACATCCTGGCTGAACAGCGGCGCGGGGAATGA
- a CDS encoding type II toxin-antitoxin system HipA family toxin, with product MKLDVHVLGRHVAKLYRAGDEYVLKYQPGTPDDAFVSLAMPVREEGWRWPRDLHPFFRQNLPEGHLLGVIRELFGPLMDGTDLSLLAVVGAAGIGRVAVTAEGAAPGMALPPLSIEDLLTAENTAPRFEELVREYARSAISGVVPKFLAPDAKGGVGPDTVKATLRTTQHIIKGSDERTPYLGFNEFFTLRVLRRLNVVPVVTAQMSADGRVLVVDRYDVDATGQPAFGVEDACSLLGLPPHEKYSATTERVYKATRDYFPPAALRAQNLHYAWHLLANYVVRNADCHAKNIALYYTSRADVAYTPIYDVVTTQAYPQFSNSAPALSVDGRKTWAPGNTLARVMLARLGIASRQYHAMVEQLCESAVEVGTEVIEAAKNEPQWRWIAKQMVHAWNDGMCALRSPKLGRQYRGLEDAIANAGYEAADTPLNTPRVIGRSDGLAAPRRA from the coding sequence ATGAAACTGGACGTGCACGTTCTCGGGCGCCATGTCGCCAAGCTCTACCGCGCGGGTGACGAGTACGTTCTCAAGTATCAGCCCGGCACACCCGACGACGCGTTCGTCAGTCTGGCCATGCCCGTGCGCGAAGAGGGCTGGCGCTGGCCGCGCGACCTTCATCCATTCTTTCGCCAGAACCTGCCGGAAGGACACTTGCTGGGCGTCATCCGAGAACTGTTCGGCCCTCTTATGGATGGCACGGACCTGTCTTTGCTTGCCGTTGTCGGGGCAGCGGGCATTGGGCGCGTGGCGGTTACGGCGGAAGGTGCCGCACCGGGCATGGCGCTGCCGCCGCTGAGTATTGAAGACCTGTTGACGGCAGAGAACACGGCGCCACGTTTCGAAGAACTGGTACGCGAATACGCGCGTAGCGCCATTTCGGGGGTCGTGCCGAAGTTTCTGGCGCCCGACGCCAAAGGCGGAGTCGGGCCCGATACCGTGAAAGCCACGCTTCGCACCACGCAACACATCATCAAGGGATCGGATGAGCGAACCCCTTATCTGGGGTTCAACGAATTTTTCACCCTTCGCGTCCTTCGACGCTTGAACGTCGTGCCTGTTGTCACTGCGCAGATGTCGGCGGATGGCCGGGTGCTGGTGGTCGACCGCTACGATGTCGACGCGACAGGTCAGCCGGCGTTTGGCGTGGAAGATGCTTGCAGCCTGCTCGGTTTGCCGCCTCATGAGAAATACAGCGCGACAACGGAACGTGTGTACAAGGCCACCCGAGACTACTTTCCACCGGCGGCGCTACGTGCGCAGAACCTGCACTATGCGTGGCATCTGCTCGCGAACTATGTGGTCCGTAACGCGGATTGCCATGCCAAGAACATCGCGCTGTATTACACGTCACGCGCCGATGTGGCTTACACGCCGATCTATGACGTCGTCACCACCCAGGCCTATCCCCAGTTCAGCAACAGCGCCCCTGCGCTATCTGTCGACGGGCGCAAGACGTGGGCGCCGGGAAACACGCTGGCCAGGGTCATGCTGGCCCGGCTAGGCATCGCTTCCAGGCAGTACCACGCCATGGTCGAACAACTATGTGAATCGGCCGTGGAGGTGGGCACTGAAGTCATCGAAGCGGCAAAGAACGAGCCGCAATGGCGTTGGATCGCCAAGCAAATGGTGCACGCCTGGAACGACGGCATGTGCGCATTGCGCAGTCCAAAGCTCGGTCGACAATATCGTGGCCTTGAAGACGCGATCGCCAATGCCGGCTATGAGGCCGCGGACACGCCGTTAAATACCCCGCGGGTCATCGGACGGTCCGACGGGCTGGCCGCGCCACGGCGGGCGTAG
- a CDS encoding flavin reductase family protein: MEIDFDAITEYQRYKLMASLIVPRPIALITTLSETGVVNAAPFSMFNMLGEDPPIVMVSINRLEDGGLKDTARNIARDKEFVVHLTDEAMAEKMHRCGDRLPADVSELAHAGLDAAPSHHVKPPRIVQAPVAFECTLYETMETASRQIFIGQVRWLHARDGLIDTDTWRVRLQDYFPVGRFGASFYVTTRDRYAIGAGEAPAGTTASTAIDEI, encoded by the coding sequence ATGGAAATCGACTTCGACGCTATCACCGAATACCAGCGCTACAAGCTGATGGCCAGCCTGATCGTGCCCCGGCCGATTGCGCTGATCACCACCTTGTCGGAAACCGGCGTGGTCAACGCCGCGCCGTTCAGCATGTTCAACATGCTGGGCGAAGATCCGCCCATCGTCATGGTCAGCATCAACCGGCTGGAAGACGGCGGCCTGAAGGACACGGCGCGCAACATCGCCCGCGACAAGGAATTTGTGGTGCACCTGACCGACGAAGCCATGGCCGAAAAAATGCACCGCTGCGGCGACCGCCTGCCCGCCGACGTCAGCGAGCTTGCCCACGCGGGCCTGGACGCCGCGCCCAGCCACCACGTCAAGCCGCCGCGCATCGTGCAGGCGCCCGTCGCCTTCGAATGCACGCTGTACGAAACCATGGAAACCGCCAGCCGCCAGATCTTCATCGGCCAGGTCCGCTGGCTGCACGCCCGCGACGGCCTGATCGACACGGACACCTGGCGCGTGCGCCTGCAAGACTACTTCCCGGTAGGCCGCTTCGGCGCCAGCTTCTACGTCACCACCCGCGACCGCTACGCCATCGGCGCGGGGGAAGCCCCGGCGGGAACAACGGCAAGTACGGCGATTGATGAAATTTGA
- a CDS encoding GntR family transcriptional regulator → MPTRPSAKPRAKPAARDNIGATPDPGAVVPEGAPDSDMERRICEAVYESVMSQRLTPGTKLPEAAICELFGVSRSVARKALQRLAHEHVVDLHHNRGAVVAEPTPEDTRQIFQARRALEAALLPLAVARATKADYASLRKQLRDEHALLHRAGQPAWARQASAFHVRLGELSGNAILHGYLAELVSRCSLIVALYEPPGNAACEHGEHVLIVDLMERGDVAEAVKINDNHLADLERRISLERPQPAQTLAQMLGLA, encoded by the coding sequence ATGCCAACCCGACCATCCGCCAAACCCCGCGCCAAGCCCGCCGCCCGTGACAACATCGGCGCCACGCCCGACCCAGGTGCCGTCGTTCCCGAAGGAGCGCCCGACAGCGACATGGAGCGCCGCATCTGCGAAGCCGTCTATGAAAGCGTGATGAGCCAGCGGCTGACGCCCGGCACGAAGCTGCCCGAAGCGGCCATCTGCGAATTGTTCGGCGTGTCGCGCTCGGTGGCGCGCAAGGCCTTGCAGCGGCTGGCGCACGAGCATGTGGTGGACCTGCACCACAACCGGGGCGCCGTGGTGGCCGAGCCCACGCCCGAAGACACGCGCCAGATCTTTCAGGCGCGCCGCGCGCTGGAGGCCGCGCTGTTGCCGCTTGCCGTCGCGCGCGCCACCAAGGCCGACTACGCATCGCTGCGCAAGCAGCTGCGCGATGAGCACGCGCTCTTGCACCGCGCCGGCCAGCCCGCCTGGGCACGCCAGGCCAGCGCTTTTCACGTGCGCCTGGGCGAGCTTTCCGGCAACGCCATCCTGCACGGCTACCTGGCGGAACTGGTGTCGCGCTGCTCGCTCATCGTGGCCCTGTACGAACCGCCCGGCAATGCCGCGTGCGAACACGGCGAACACGTGCTGATCGTGGACCTGATGGAACGCGGCGACGTGGCCGAGGCCGTGAAGATCAACGACAACCACCTGGCGGACCTGGAGCGGCGCATCAGCCTTGAGCGCCCGCAGCCCGCGCAAACCCTTGCCCAGATGCTGGGACTGGCCTGA
- a CDS encoding polysaccharide deacetylase family protein, whose product MNPTLLASTNPGRDDANAWTPAALACHGRFAYQGIADRPDYTWPNGARLAVYLGFNIEHFAFGEGLGAELGPASPHPDVLNYAWREYGNRVGAWRCLDLFDQLRLPAGVLINTALYDHCPELVEAFRARGDELIGHGYSNAHRQGGLPEEEESALLAHCRDRIEQHVGQAPAGWLSPWISESRATPDLLAEAGYRYTLNWCHDDQPMRMRTRAGDLWAIPYPQELNDIPMIMGRKMDARDFADMILDQFEEMRAQSARQPLVMGIALHPYIVGQPYRLRHLRRALEPLAAARDRGEIWFTTPGEICRHVDGLPPGVIAAL is encoded by the coding sequence ATGAATCCAACCTTGCTCGCAAGCACTAATCCGGGGCGTGACGACGCCAATGCGTGGACGCCCGCCGCGTTGGCCTGCCATGGCCGTTTCGCCTATCAGGGCATCGCCGACCGTCCCGACTACACTTGGCCGAACGGCGCGAGGCTGGCCGTGTACCTGGGCTTCAACATCGAACACTTCGCGTTTGGCGAGGGGCTGGGAGCCGAATTGGGGCCCGCATCGCCGCATCCTGACGTGCTGAACTACGCCTGGCGCGAATACGGCAACCGCGTCGGCGCGTGGCGCTGCCTGGATCTGTTCGACCAGTTGCGCTTGCCGGCCGGCGTGCTGATCAACACCGCGCTGTATGACCATTGCCCCGAACTGGTCGAGGCGTTTCGCGCGCGCGGCGACGAACTGATCGGCCACGGCTACAGCAACGCGCATCGCCAGGGCGGCTTGCCGGAAGAAGAAGAAAGCGCGCTGCTGGCGCATTGCCGCGATCGCATCGAGCAGCATGTCGGGCAGGCGCCGGCGGGCTGGTTGTCGCCGTGGATATCCGAAAGCCGCGCCACGCCCGACCTGCTGGCCGAGGCCGGCTATCGCTATACATTGAACTGGTGCCATGACGATCAGCCCATGCGCATGCGCACCCGCGCGGGCGACCTGTGGGCCATTCCTTATCCGCAAGAGCTCAACGACATTCCGATGATCATGGGCCGCAAGATGGACGCGCGCGACTTTGCCGATATGATTCTTGACCAGTTCGAAGAGATGCGCGCACAGTCGGCCCGCCAGCCGCTCGTGATGGGCATTGCGCTGCATCCCTATATCGTCGGGCAGCCGTACCGCTTGCGTCATCTGCGGCGGGCACTGGAACCGCTGGCCGCCGCGCGCGATCGCGGCGAGATCTGGTTCACCACGCCCGGTGAAATCTGCCGCCATGTGGACGGCCTGCCACCGGGGGTGATCGCGGCGCTTTGA
- a CDS encoding ABC transporter substrate-binding protein produces the protein MVPTRRSFLLRATAAALFTAGLALQPALAADPIKIGLITALSGESARAGEALTRGMTIAIDEINAKGGLLGGRQIVLVRRDDEGNPAKGMAAARELIFKEKVAVLFGGLDTPVSMAIVPIVNQEKVPFMGPWAAGTAITQNKGNPNFVFRVSAMDEIVDSAMLQYAQKTFKTAKPGLILVNNPWGESNEKGLNAAMAAAKVTPAGTEKFQPNDLDVVPQLSRLKAAGADTLFLVGNVGPSAQVVKSLDRMGWKVPIVSHWGPAGGRFTELAGPNAKNVHFVQTYSFFGKQGPVGDKVMQALKTKYSDIKGPQDITPAVGVANAYDGMQLAALAITQAGSTDGDAVRQGFYKIGKYDGLIKTYEQPFTPTSHDALREDDYVWTQFIDNRILPVKGTQ, from the coding sequence ATGGTCCCGACCCGCCGTTCCTTCCTGCTTCGCGCCACCGCCGCCGCCCTCTTCACGGCCGGCCTCGCCCTGCAACCGGCGCTTGCCGCCGACCCCATCAAGATCGGCCTGATCACCGCGCTGTCGGGTGAATCGGCGCGCGCCGGCGAAGCGCTCACGCGTGGCATGACCATCGCCATCGACGAGATCAACGCCAAGGGCGGCTTGCTGGGCGGACGCCAGATCGTGCTGGTGCGGCGCGATGACGAAGGCAATCCCGCCAAGGGCATGGCCGCCGCGCGCGAGCTGATCTTCAAGGAAAAGGTAGCCGTGCTGTTTGGCGGCCTGGACACGCCGGTGTCGATGGCCATCGTGCCCATCGTGAATCAGGAAAAGGTGCCGTTCATGGGCCCGTGGGCCGCGGGCACCGCCATCACGCAGAACAAGGGCAACCCGAACTTTGTGTTCCGCGTGTCGGCCATGGACGAAATCGTCGACAGCGCCATGCTCCAGTACGCGCAAAAGACCTTCAAGACGGCCAAGCCCGGCCTGATCCTGGTGAACAACCCGTGGGGCGAATCGAATGAAAAAGGCCTGAACGCGGCCATGGCCGCCGCCAAGGTCACGCCGGCCGGCACTGAAAAATTCCAGCCGAATGATCTGGACGTCGTGCCGCAACTGAGCCGCCTGAAGGCGGCGGGCGCCGACACGCTGTTCCTGGTGGGCAACGTGGGCCCGTCGGCGCAAGTGGTGAAGTCGCTGGACCGCATGGGCTGGAAGGTGCCCATCGTGTCGCACTGGGGCCCGGCCGGTGGCCGCTTCACGGAGTTGGCCGGCCCCAACGCCAAGAACGTGCACTTCGTGCAGACCTACAGCTTCTTTGGCAAGCAAGGGCCGGTGGGCGACAAGGTGATGCAGGCGCTCAAGACCAAGTATTCCGACATCAAGGGCCCGCAGGACATCACCCCCGCCGTGGGCGTGGCCAACGCGTACGACGGCATGCAGCTCGCGGCGCTGGCAATTACGCAGGCCGGCTCCACCGATGGCGATGCCGTCCGCCAGGGCTTCTACAAGATCGGCAAGTACGACGGCCTGATCAAGACCTACGAACAACCCTTCACGCCGACCTCGCACGACGCGCTGCGCGAGGACGACTACGTGTGGACGCAGTTCATCGACAACCGCATCCTGCCCGTCAAGGGCACGCAATAA
- a CDS encoding branched-chain amino acid ABC transporter permease: protein MLLMSAIVSGLGLGSMYGLMALGFYLTYAVSGTVNFAQGSSMMLGAVLTYTFAQTLGWQLAPALLVALALCGVYGLVVERLAVRPFASRGSNAWLMSTVALGIVLDNVVMFTFGKEPRSLPSPLAQAPLEIGGLGLGIYPLQLLIPLVGLALAAALHTLSRRTRWGVALLAVVQNPNAARLMGIPVRHAIMAAFAVSTLFAGVAGALVAPLFNVQADMGTLFGLKAYVVAILGGITSAWGVMIAGLLFGVVEALITVALGSGYTQIISFTLVIVMLAVRPNGLFGRADVRKV, encoded by the coding sequence ATGTTGTTGATGTCCGCCATAGTCAGCGGCCTGGGTCTGGGAAGCATGTATGGGCTGATGGCCCTGGGCTTCTACCTGACCTACGCCGTGTCGGGGACGGTGAATTTTGCCCAGGGCAGTTCCATGATGTTGGGCGCCGTGCTGACCTATACCTTTGCGCAGACGCTGGGCTGGCAGCTAGCGCCCGCGCTGTTGGTGGCGCTGGCCTTGTGCGGCGTGTATGGCCTGGTGGTCGAACGCCTGGCGGTGCGGCCGTTCGCCAGCCGGGGTTCCAACGCGTGGCTGATGTCGACGGTGGCGCTGGGCATCGTGCTGGACAACGTGGTGATGTTCACCTTCGGCAAAGAGCCGCGCAGCCTGCCGTCTCCGCTGGCCCAGGCCCCGCTTGAAATCGGTGGCCTGGGGCTGGGCATCTATCCGCTGCAATTGCTGATCCCGCTGGTCGGGCTGGCGCTGGCGGCCGCGCTGCATACGCTGTCGCGTCGCACGCGCTGGGGCGTGGCATTGCTGGCCGTGGTGCAGAACCCGAACGCCGCGCGCCTGATGGGCATCCCGGTGCGCCACGCCATCATGGCCGCGTTTGCCGTGTCCACGCTGTTCGCGGGCGTGGCCGGCGCACTGGTCGCGCCGCTGTTCAACGTGCAGGCGGACATGGGCACGCTGTTCGGGCTGAAGGCGTATGTGGTCGCCATCCTGGGCGGCATCACCAGCGCCTGGGGCGTGATGATCGCGGGCCTGTTGTTCGGCGTGGTCGAAGCGCTGATCACCGTGGCGCTGGGCTCCGGATACACCCAGATCATCAGCTTCACGCTGGTGATCGTCATGCTGGCCGTGCGTCCCAACGGACTCTTCGGCCGCGCCGATGTCAGGAAGGTCTGA
- a CDS encoding branched-chain amino acid ABC transporter ATP-binding protein/permease yields the protein MNKQLASRWLPLALYAVLAVAALALAATVNGYYVFVLGNVALLALAGIGLNVLLGLTGQMSFGHAGFYAIGAYTVAILTGQAGWSFWLAWPAAALVAGAFGLLLALPALRVKGPYLAMITIAFGFIVEHALIEGGDITGGQNGLMGIVQPSLAGIGGDRGVAMLAIVAVFVALAAYALLSRGTWGAAMRAVKDSETASESIGINPLMVKTVAFMVSAAVVGLAGGLVAPQAGMITPHNFNFMQSILFVLAVTLGGAGSLAGPLLGAVVVGLLPELLSSLEEYRLLFFGAFLLVVLWAAPDGVAGLLSRWRRRAANHALAPRQGGGMAAAARDRRVLRADALTMTFGGVRAVQSVSFDVPPAAVTALIGPNGAGKSTVINMLSGYYQPTSGAVSLGDAPLAALPAYRVARSGIARTYQTSQLFDTLTVEDNVALGMVRGRLGGLLASRRYLAADVRERARALLAFCGYEGALDVPAADLPHVDRRLVEIARALATDADILLMDEPAAGLSREDKTRLAGLLRRIADAGAGVLLVEHDMALVMGVSDHIVAIDAGRELAKGNPAQIQQSPAVRQAYLGDENARRAPAARQRPAGAAIGPEVLGVGNLVTGYGANPVLHGIDLQVRQGEMVALLGANGAGKSTLMRTLAGLHRPAEGGMHLQGTELNGLAADRIVARGLVLVPEGRQVFPGLSVLDNIRLGAFLHPQDREARVEEMLTRFPRLRERLHQRAGLLSGGEQQMLAIARGLMSKPVILLLDEPSLGLAPKIIDELFEALDRLRAESMTILLVDQMAALALSLADRAYVLESGRVAAHGTAAEIAQDGALARAYLGA from the coding sequence ATGAATAAGCAACTTGCATCGCGCTGGCTACCGCTGGCGCTGTACGCCGTGCTGGCCGTGGCGGCGCTGGCTCTGGCGGCCACCGTCAACGGCTACTACGTCTTCGTGCTGGGCAACGTGGCGCTGCTGGCGCTGGCCGGCATCGGCCTGAACGTATTGCTGGGCCTGACCGGCCAGATGTCATTCGGACACGCGGGCTTTTACGCCATCGGCGCCTACACCGTGGCCATCCTGACGGGCCAGGCGGGCTGGAGCTTCTGGTTGGCCTGGCCGGCCGCAGCGCTCGTGGCCGGCGCCTTTGGCCTGCTGCTGGCGCTGCCGGCGCTGCGCGTCAAAGGGCCGTACCTGGCAATGATCACCATCGCGTTCGGCTTCATCGTGGAACACGCGCTGATCGAAGGCGGCGACATCACGGGTGGGCAGAACGGATTGATGGGCATCGTGCAGCCCTCGCTTGCCGGTATCGGTGGCGACCGGGGCGTGGCGATGTTGGCCATCGTTGCCGTGTTCGTGGCGTTGGCGGCTTATGCGCTGCTATCGCGCGGGACTTGGGGCGCGGCGATGCGGGCCGTCAAGGACAGCGAGACGGCCAGCGAATCCATTGGCATCAACCCCTTGATGGTCAAGACCGTGGCGTTCATGGTGTCGGCCGCCGTGGTCGGCCTGGCGGGCGGGCTGGTTGCGCCACAAGCCGGCATGATTACGCCGCACAACTTCAACTTCATGCAGTCGATCCTGTTCGTGCTGGCGGTAACGCTGGGCGGCGCGGGCTCGTTGGCCGGCCCCTTGTTGGGCGCGGTGGTGGTGGGCCTGCTGCCCGAACTGCTGTCCAGCCTGGAGGAATACCGGCTGCTGTTCTTCGGCGCGTTCCTGTTGGTGGTGTTGTGGGCCGCGCCGGATGGCGTCGCGGGCTTGCTGTCACGCTGGCGGCGGCGCGCGGCGAACCACGCGCTGGCGCCGCGCCAAGGTGGCGGCATGGCGGCCGCCGCGCGCGACCGGCGCGTGTTGCGCGCGGACGCGCTGACGATGACATTTGGCGGCGTGCGCGCGGTGCAGTCCGTGTCGTTCGACGTACCTCCCGCTGCCGTCACCGCGTTGATCGGGCCCAACGGCGCGGGCAAGTCCACCGTTATCAACATGCTTAGCGGCTACTACCAACCGACCAGCGGTGCGGTGTCGCTAGGCGATGCGCCGCTGGCCGCGCTGCCCGCCTACCGCGTGGCGCGCAGCGGCATTGCGCGCACCTACCAGACGTCACAGCTGTTCGACACGTTGACGGTGGAAGACAACGTGGCGCTGGGCATGGTGCGCGGCCGGCTGGGCGGCTTGCTGGCCTCGCGCCGCTACCTGGCAGCGGACGTGCGCGAGCGCGCCCGCGCGCTGCTGGCCTTCTGCGGCTACGAAGGCGCGCTTGACGTGCCCGCCGCCGACCTGCCGCACGTGGACCGGCGGCTGGTCGAGATTGCGCGCGCGCTGGCCACGGATGCCGACATCCTGTTGATGGACGAGCCCGCTGCCGGCCTGTCGCGCGAAGACAAAACGCGCCTGGCGGGTCTGCTGCGACGCATCGCCGATGCGGGCGCCGGCGTGCTGCTGGTGGAACACGACATGGCGCTGGTGATGGGCGTGTCCGATCACATCGTGGCGATCGACGCCGGTCGTGAATTGGCCAAGGGCAACCCCGCGCAGATCCAGCAGTCGCCAGCCGTGCGTCAGGCGTATCTGGGTGATGAAAACGCCCGGCGCGCGCCCGCCGCCCGGCAGCGCCCGGCCGGCGCCGCCATCGGGCCCGAAGTGCTGGGGGTCGGAAATCTGGTCACCGGCTATGGCGCCAACCCGGTGCTGCACGGCATCGACCTGCAAGTGCGGCAAGGCGAGATGGTGGCCTTGCTGGGTGCAAACGGCGCCGGCAAATCCACGCTGATGCGCACGCTGGCCGGGCTGCATCGGCCCGCCGAGGGCGGCATGCACCTGCAAGGCACCGAACTGAACGGCCTGGCCGCCGACCGCATCGTTGCGCGCGGGCTGGTGTTGGTGCCAGAGGGGCGGCAGGTGTTTCCCGGCCTGAGCGTGCTGGACAACATCCGGTTGGGCGCCTTCCTGCATCCGCAAGACCGCGAGGCGCGCGTCGAAGAAATGCTGACGCGCTTTCCGCGCCTGCGCGAACGCCTGCATCAACGCGCCGGCCTGTTGTCAGGCGGCGAACAACAGATGCTGGCGATTGCGCGCGGCTTGATGTCCAAGCCCGTGATCCTGCTGCTGGACGAACCATCGCTGGGCCTGGCGCCCAAGATCATCGACGAACTGTTCGAAGCGCTGGACCGCCTGCGCGCGGAATCCATGACGATTCTGCTGGTGGACCAGATGGCGGCGCTGGCGCTGTCATTGGCCGACCGGGCCTATGTGCTGGAATCGGGACGCGTGGCGGCGCATGGCACGGCAGCGGAAATTGCACAGGACGGCGCGCTGGCACGCGCGTATCTGGGCGCATAG
- a CDS encoding ABC transporter ATP-binding protein, translating to MTQLLHIQNLTVDLPPGADRPHALKDLTLSVKAGEIVCVVGESGSGKSLTAGAILGLLPQGVRASGGQIHWEGQDLLQMPPEALRRLRGRRIGMIFQEPMTALNPLRTIGDQIGEVFRTHTRLPNAEIARRTLDLLESVRLPNPKQAVHAYPHELSGGQRQRAMIAMALALEPALLIADEPTTALDVTTQSQILHLIHDLQRRKGTAVLFITHDFGVVAEIADRVAVMQQGVLVESGSAEQVLERPQHPYTRALIAAVPPLEPAAVRATLDADAPVILQTRALSKTYRKRGAFWRPDRVTHALDNVGLTLREGQTLGIVGESGSGKSTLARTLLGLQTPNAGSIVLAGEPLAFKGATARRAHARRVQMVFQDPYGSLNPRQRVGEIVAQGPMVHGMPRREAWALAQELFELVGLSADAVKRYPHEFSGGQRQRVGLARALAMRPRVLIADEPVSALDVSVQAQVLALLARLRQQLGLSIVFITHDLRVAAQVCDHVAVMKDGKIVEEGGCADVFRHPTHPYTQALLAAVPGRRWDPGSVAVRQAA from the coding sequence ATGACCCAATTGCTTCACATCCAGAATTTGACGGTGGACCTTCCGCCGGGCGCCGACCGACCGCACGCATTGAAAGACCTGACGCTTAGCGTGAAGGCGGGCGAGATCGTGTGCGTGGTGGGCGAAAGCGGGTCCGGAAAATCGTTAACGGCGGGCGCCATCCTGGGCCTGTTGCCGCAGGGCGTGCGGGCCAGCGGCGGACAGATTCATTGGGAAGGCCAGGACCTGCTGCAAATGCCGCCCGAGGCCTTGCGCCGTTTGCGCGGCCGGCGTATCGGCATGATCTTCCAAGAGCCCATGACGGCTTTGAATCCGCTGCGCACCATCGGCGATCAGATAGGCGAGGTCTTTCGCACCCACACCCGTCTGCCGAACGCTGAAATCGCGCGGCGCACGCTGGACCTGCTCGAGTCGGTCCGCCTGCCGAATCCCAAGCAGGCCGTACACGCCTATCCGCATGAACTGTCTGGTGGCCAGCGCCAGCGCGCGATGATCGCCATGGCTCTTGCCCTGGAGCCGGCGCTGCTTATCGCGGATGAACCGACGACCGCGCTGGACGTCACCACGCAGTCGCAGATACTGCACTTGATACACGACCTGCAACGGCGCAAAGGCACGGCGGTATTGTTCATCACGCATGACTTCGGCGTGGTCGCCGAGATTGCGGATCGGGTGGCGGTGATGCAGCAGGGGGTGTTGGTCGAAAGCGGTTCCGCTGAGCAGGTCCTGGAGCGCCCGCAGCACCCGTACACGCGCGCGCTGATTGCAGCGGTGCCGCCGTTGGAACCGGCCGCCGTGCGCGCGACGCTGGACGCCGATGCGCCGGTCATCTTGCAGACCCGGGCGCTGTCCAAGACGTATCGCAAGCGCGGCGCGTTCTGGCGTCCGGACCGCGTGACGCATGCGCTGGACAACGTCGGCCTGACGCTGCGAGAGGGCCAGACGCTGGGCATCGTCGGCGAAAGCGGATCGGGTAAATCCACGCTGGCGCGCACGCTGCTGGGCTTGCAGACGCCCAATGCGGGCAGCATCGTGCTGGCGGGCGAGCCGCTGGCGTTCAAGGGAGCCACCGCGCGCCGCGCGCATGCCAGGCGCGTGCAGATGGTGTTTCAGGATCCGTATGGGTCGTTGAACCCGCGCCAGCGCGTGGGTGAAATCGTGGCGCAAGGCCCGATGGTGCACGGCATGCCCCGGCGCGAGGCGTGGGCGCTGGCGCAAGAGCTGTTTGAGCTGGTCGGCCTGTCGGCGGATGCGGTTAAGCGCTATCCGCACGAATTTTCGGGCGGACAGCGGCAGCGCGTGGGCTTGGCGCGCGCCCTGGCGATGCGGCCGCGCGTGCTGATCGCGGACGAACCCGTCTCGGCGCTGGACGTGTCGGTGCAGGCGCAAGTGCTGGCGTTGCTGGCGCGGCTGCGCCAGCAACTGGGCTTGTCCATCGTATTCATTACGCACGATCTGCGGGTGGCGGCGCAGGTCTGTGATCACGTGGCCGTCATGAAAGACGGAAAGATCGTGGAGGAGGGAGGCTGCGCGGACGTCTTCAGACACCCCACGCATCCGTACACGCAAGCGCTGCTTGCCGCCGTGCCTGGCCGCCGCTGGGACCCGGGCAGCGTGGCGGTGCGACAAGCGGCCTGA